A single Amblyraja radiata isolate CabotCenter1 chromosome 36, sAmbRad1.1.pri, whole genome shotgun sequence DNA region contains:
- the LOC116966234 gene encoding negative elongation factor E-like → MAVPPFPVSVTSSGERSSSDGGFPRSASEEAAAMMHRKRKRERRKYSTLRKQKKALLALKKQSSGAQSSQGGINRSLYDQSLTDTATATVEAKMLVKTGAISAITAENKNSGFKRSHTLEGKLKVRECML, encoded by the exons ATGGCCGTCCCGCCGTTTCCTGTGTCGGTGACGTCATCGGGGGAGCGGAGCAGCAGCGATGGCGGTTTTCCCCGGAGCGCGAGCGAGGAGGCGGCGGCGATGATGCACAGAAAGCGCA agagagagaggagaaagtacAGCACGCTGAGgaaacag AAGAAAGCGCTGCTGGCCTTGAAGAAGCAGAGTTCAGGAGCTCAGAGCAGCCAGGGAGGCATCAATCGCT CGCTGTACGACCAGTCGCTGACTGACACAGCCacggccacagtggaggccaagatgcTGGTGAAGACGGGAGCCATCAGTGCCATCACAGCCGAGAACAAGAACTCCGGCTTCAAGCGCTCACACACCCTGGAGGGGAAGCTCAAGGTGAGAGAGTGCATGTTGTAG